In the candidate division KSB1 bacterium genome, CGTGGAATTGAAAGCGAATCTTGTGCGGCTGACCATTGCCATAGAAATCGATGAGCAGCGAATCGGGTTGGCCAGGGAGCAACAATTCGGTATCGAGATAGACCCGATAATTGCTGCTGGAAATATTGCTGCTAAAGGTGAATTGATAATCGATCCGAGCGGAATGAGCGCCGCTGGAAAAAACGGCATCGGAAATCGAAAGCTGGGTGTTCAGGCTGTCCAGATTGAGCACGGAGAGCTGCCAATGCGCTGCTGAGTCGAACTCGTCAATGATATGCGTGCCTGGGTTCACGATCTCGAGGAAAATGGTGTCGGCCAAAGCGCCATAGCTGCCGATCAATAGCCCGCTGCCCGCTTCTTCGGCATAGAACTGGCCCTGGTTATCCACGTGACCACCTGTGCCAAGATAGCGCCAGTTCAGCGCCGCCAGTTGGAACTGAACGGGCACACCCGCTGCATCTGACCCAGTAACTCGAATCTCAAACTTCTGCTGGGGATAAAGGATCACCCGATTCGGCTGGAGATCCAGTTCACGGATGGCAGGCTCGGCGGCCAGGCTGACCAGATAGCGGGGATTTTCATCAACCACAATGATCACACTGCTATCCGCTGTGATGAAGTCGTTCTGGACAAAACCATATCGATTGAGGAGTCGACAAAACCGAGCAGGAATTTTGATGAGTTGATTGGCCTGACCTGTCGTCTTCCAGGCGGCCACGACCCAATTCTGTCCATCACCGAATTCATAAAGATAGATATCGCCGATAGTGGTCGGTTTGACGAGCGGCTTGTCTGCGACCATCGTGGCGACAGTCGCCAGCGAATGGTAGGCTGGCTTGGGCTGGAGATTGAACTGCAACACGCCGAAATTATGCTCGGCATTGCTGGCATCCTGGCCATCGTTTTTCAGATCGTAATAGGAAATAAGCTGCAATTGGGGCACGGCCTTGCCCAATAAAAATAGTCGAGCCGTATAGTTGGCCTGCGCCTCAAGGGTAATATTGGGCCAACCCAGGTGGGTGGGATAGCCGATCTCAGTGAGCCAGATCGGTCGCTCGACGCCGATGATGGCCTGTAATTTTTGAATGTCCTTGAAGAAATTCACCTCGGGCCGCTGATCGACGTGATAGGAGTGAAACGAAACCGCATCCATGAAATTTCCACCGCCGTTTTGAAACACGCCTTTGATAAAGGTCAGCCAATCGATGAACGGTGGTGGATTGCCCTCGGCTGGCGATGTGACGCAGCCGATCACCGTCACCTTCGGATCCACGGCTTTGATAGCGGGATAGGCGACCTGGAGCAGCTTGGCATAGTCCGCAGGATTGGGTGTGGGATCCCAGAAAATGGGGATATTCGGCTCGTTCCAGATCTCGTAATGCGTGACGCCCAGCGGCAGATATCGTTTTACGACCTCCTGGCAATAGCGGGCAAAGGCAGCCCGATTGGAATCGCTGGTCACGGCCGAACCCGCATGGGGTGCATAGAGCGGATTGTTGTAGTTCAAAATCAGCAGCACGTCAATGCCTCGGCGTTTCGCTGACTGAATGTAACGGTCGATCTCCCTGGGAAATTGAAATACTCCTTTGACCTTCTCAACCTCGGACCAATAGCATTCATCCCGAATCATTTTAAACCCAGCGGCCTGGACCCGATCCAGCATGGCTTCCATGCTGGTAGAATCCATATCGGCCCGATAATAGAAC is a window encoding:
- a CDS encoding cellulase family glycosylhydrolase codes for the protein MKKLLLFTFCHFMIFSTLLFSQKTPAFYSFQTHFGQFYYRADMDSTSMEAMLDRVQAAGFKMIRDECYWSEVEKVKGVFQFPREIDRYIQSAKRRGIDVLLILNYNNPLYAPHAGSAVTSDSNRAAFARYCQEVVKRYLPLGVTHYEIWNEPNIPIFWDPTPNPADYAKLLQVAYPAIKAVDPKVTVIGCVTSPAEGNPPPFIDWLTFIKGVFQNGGGNFMDAVSFHSYHVDQRPEVNFFKDIQKLQAIIGVERPIWLTEIGYPTHLGWPNITLEAQANYTARLFLLGKAVPQLQLISYYDLKNDGQDASNAEHNFGVLQFNLQPKPAYHSLATVATMVADKPLVKPTTIGDIYLYEFGDGQNWVVAAWKTTGQANQLIKIPARFCRLLNRYGFVQNDFITADSSVIIVVDENPRYLVSLAAEPAIRELDLQPNRVILYPQQKFEIRVTGSDAAGVPVQFQLAALNWRYLGTGGHVDNQGQFYAEEAGSGLLIGSYGALADTIFLEIVNPGTHIIDEFDSAAHWQLSVLNLDSLNTQLSISDAVFSSGAHSARIDYQFTFSSNISSSNYRVYLDTELLLPGQPDSLLIDFYGNGQPHKIRFQFHDAFGEQFIRSISTSLNWKDEWRQAKVSLKNLPGQVDYPLSLNQITIFIGQDNPQNNTTYQGTIFLDRLRAKSTRTTRIDDSEPEPPHQFSLYQNYPNPFNSATIIRYQLQKPQHVILSVFNLSGQQVARLVDQWQEAGEYQLHFDGEDLSSGIYFYRLEAGDFIAVKKMVVLR